One genomic region from Streptomyces sp. NBC_00582 encodes:
- a CDS encoding 2Fe-2S iron-sulfur cluster-binding protein: protein MTDDQHGEGRPPQGGGRWDPLPQGDYDDGATAFVKLPEGGIDALLAADSPLAAPGHGYVPPQITAAPPATDGTWAAPAGGTEWPAPQLPPETSGGDRFTYNPGSTGQWSFTDTSADPAGPAAPAPGHDVTGQWSIPVAGGDLPDESGEFTTSALVEQWGGTPPATLPGGAAAPWATGSTNGAGQNWAQQAQQPGVAEAGHTGVQETGRPAPDTSGFGHPAERGAPHETGHDTAYGLSNDTAHDAGHTPAYGTSHTPGHEVGHPPTHRPDHTPAPHGTDHTPAPHGDHTPAHGTDHTPPHGVDPTSAHGVDHAPAHGVDHAPADSAPPARPAAEPWPGGDPADAGPAAPAEEAVEALEDASEAEGADGAPGGTRDAHEPADGAQGPAEAAAGHDAPSDREAGRPGSTDPAGHARGETDDEASEDDVPPPPAEEHPLASYVLRVNGSDRPVTDAWIGESLLYVLRERLGLAGAKDGCSQGECGACNVQVDGRLVASCLVPAVTTAGSEVRTVEGLAVDGQPSDVQRALARCGAVQCGFCVPGMAMTVHDLLEGNPAPTELEARQALCGNLCRCSGYKGVLRAVKDVVAEREARTEAESDGDEARIPHQAGPGAGGVHPSAFENPAQPHPHDPVYGQGQDGGQT from the coding sequence GTGACCGACGACCAGCACGGAGAGGGCCGGCCGCCCCAGGGCGGCGGCCGCTGGGACCCGCTGCCCCAGGGGGACTACGACGACGGCGCCACCGCCTTCGTCAAGCTCCCCGAGGGCGGCATCGACGCGCTGCTGGCCGCCGACAGCCCGCTCGCCGCGCCCGGTCACGGGTACGTGCCGCCGCAGATAACGGCCGCGCCCCCCGCGACGGACGGCACCTGGGCGGCCCCGGCCGGCGGCACCGAGTGGCCCGCTCCGCAGCTCCCCCCGGAGACCTCCGGCGGCGACCGGTTCACGTACAACCCGGGCTCGACCGGCCAGTGGAGCTTCACCGACACCTCGGCCGACCCGGCGGGACCGGCCGCGCCCGCCCCGGGCCACGACGTGACCGGCCAGTGGTCGATCCCGGTGGCCGGCGGCGACCTGCCCGACGAGTCCGGCGAGTTCACCACGTCCGCCCTGGTCGAGCAGTGGGGCGGCACCCCGCCGGCCACCCTGCCGGGCGGCGCCGCCGCGCCCTGGGCGACCGGTTCCACCAACGGCGCGGGCCAGAACTGGGCCCAGCAGGCGCAGCAGCCCGGCGTGGCCGAGGCCGGGCACACCGGCGTCCAGGAGACCGGCCGTCCGGCTCCGGACACCAGCGGGTTCGGACACCCGGCGGAGCGGGGCGCGCCGCACGAGACGGGGCACGACACGGCGTACGGGCTGTCGAACGACACGGCGCACGACGCCGGCCACACGCCCGCGTACGGCACCTCCCACACGCCCGGGCACGAGGTCGGACACCCGCCGACACACCGCCCGGACCACACCCCGGCGCCGCACGGCACCGACCACACCCCCGCCCCGCACGGCGACCACACCCCCGCGCACGGCACGGACCACACGCCCCCGCACGGCGTGGACCCCACCTCGGCGCATGGCGTGGACCACGCCCCCGCGCACGGTGTCGACCACGCGCCCGCGGACTCCGCGCCGCCCGCCCGCCCCGCCGCCGAGCCCTGGCCCGGCGGCGACCCGGCCGACGCGGGCCCGGCCGCCCCCGCCGAGGAGGCCGTGGAGGCCCTGGAGGACGCCTCGGAGGCCGAAGGGGCCGACGGGGCACCCGGAGGCACCCGGGACGCCCACGAGCCCGCAGACGGCGCCCAGGGCCCCGCCGAGGCCGCCGCCGGACACGACGCCCCGTCCGACCGGGAGGCCGGACGACCCGGTTCCACCGACCCGGCCGGACACGCGCGCGGGGAGACCGACGACGAGGCCTCCGAAGACGACGTCCCGCCGCCCCCGGCGGAGGAACACCCCCTCGCCTCCTACGTCCTGCGCGTCAACGGCTCCGACCGGCCCGTCACCGACGCCTGGATCGGCGAGTCGCTGCTCTACGTCCTGCGCGAGCGCCTCGGCCTCGCGGGCGCCAAGGACGGCTGCTCGCAGGGCGAGTGCGGGGCCTGCAACGTCCAGGTCGACGGACGGCTCGTCGCCTCCTGCCTGGTCCCGGCCGTCACCACCGCCGGCAGCGAGGTCCGCACCGTCGAGGGCCTCGCCGTCGACGGACAGCCCTCGGACGTGCAGCGGGCGCTCGCCCGGTGCGGGGCCGTGCAGTGCGGTTTCTGCGTGCCGGGCATGGCGATGACCGTGCACGACCTGCTGGAGGGCAACCCCGCGCCCACCGAGCTGGAGGCCCGCCAGGCCCTGTGCGGCAACCTCTGCCGCTGCTCCGGCTACAAGGGCGTCCTGCGCGCCGTGAAGGACGTCGTCGCCGAACGCGAGGCCCGGACCGAGGCCGAGTCGGACGGCGACGAGGCACGTATCCCGCACCAGGCGGGCCCGGGCGCCGGCGGCGTCCACCCGTCCGCGTTCGAGAACCCGGCACAGCCCCACCCGCACGACCCGGTGTACGGACAGGGCCAGGACGGAGGCCAGACGTGA